One window of the Pyrus communis chromosome 17, drPyrComm1.1, whole genome shotgun sequence genome contains the following:
- the LOC137723359 gene encoding OVARIAN TUMOR DOMAIN-containing deubiquitinating enzyme 12-like isoform X1, producing MASSEYDSDIVQWGLRLLDGDPVYNSSYYYGSDMIQQDANDIYHDEYIRSHYDTESNNVENDEIIAHTLQEEYAQLSVTEAYEYSHAEEAQPQASFHADVWHGQSTRDFCSDHDYRQEEAAIVVPSSLCYSPDDHLELTVECSLDGEVGWGWNPVPHIPRINGEIPSIDEATSDHQRLVDRLQLYGFVEHKVAGDGNCQFHALSDQLYQSPDSHEYVRKQVVNQLKSHPEIYEGYVPMAYEDYSEKMSKDGEWGDHVSLQAAADLYGVKIFVLTSFKDNCCIEILPNIQTSKQVIYLSFWAEVHYNSIYPQGGTTSYENRKKKKWRIFGNKH from the exons ATGGCTTCCAGTGAGTATGATTCAGATATTGTTCAGTGGGGTCTTCGTCTTCTTGATGGGGATCCAGTTTATAATTCTTCATACTACTACGGCAGTGACATGATACAACAAGATGCTAATGATATCTACCATGATGAGTATATCAGGAGTCATTATGATACAGAGTCAAACAATGTAGAAAATGATGAAATCATTGCACATACTCTTCAAGAAGAATATGCGCAACTATCTGTAACAGAAGCCTATGAATACTCGCATGCAGAAGAAGCACAGCCACAAGCTTCGTTTCATGCAGATGTGTGGCATGGTCAATCTACAAGAGATTTTTGCTCAG ACCATGATTACAGGCAGGAAGAAGCTGCTATTGTGGTGCCTTCTAGCTTATGTTATAGCCCTGATGATCATTTGGAGCTAACTGTTGAATGTTCTCTTGATGGGGAAGTAGGCTGGGGCTGGAATCCTGTTCCT CACATTCCTAGAATCAATGGAGAAATTCCTTCAATTGATGAAGCGACTTCAGACCATCAAAGGCTAGTTGACAG GCTTCAATTATATGGCTTCGTTGAACATAAGGTAGCAGGAGATGGCAACTGCCAG TTCCATGCTTTATCAGACCAATTGTATCAATCACCTGACAGCCACGAGTATGTGAGAAAGCAAGTTGTAAATCAG CTTAAGTCTCATCCGGAGATTTACGAGGGATATGTTCCTATGGCATATGAAGACTATTCGGAGAAGATGTCCAA GGATGGTGAGTGGGGTGACCATGTCTCATTACAGGCAGCTGCTGATTTG TACGGAGTGAAAATTTTTGTCCTGACTTCTTTTAAGGATAACTGTTGCATAGAGATTCTTCCTAATATTCAAACTTCAAAACAAG TTATTTATTTGAGTTTCTGGGCAGAGGTGCATTACAACTCAATTTATCCTCAAGGAG GCACAACCTCATATGagaacagaaaaaagaaaaaatggcgGATATTTGGGAATAAACATTAG
- the LOC137723359 gene encoding OVARIAN TUMOR DOMAIN-containing deubiquitinating enzyme 12-like isoform X2, with protein MASSEYDSDIVQWGLRLLDGDPVYNSSYYYGSDMIQQDANDIYHDEYIRSHYDTESNNVENDEIIAHTLQEEYAQLSVTEAYEYSHAEEAQPQASFHADVWHDHDYRQEEAAIVVPSSLCYSPDDHLELTVECSLDGEVGWGWNPVPHIPRINGEIPSIDEATSDHQRLVDRLQLYGFVEHKVAGDGNCQFHALSDQLYQSPDSHEYVRKQVVNQLKSHPEIYEGYVPMAYEDYSEKMSKDGEWGDHVSLQAAADLYGVKIFVLTSFKDNCCIEILPNIQTSKQVIYLSFWAEVHYNSIYPQGGTTSYENRKKKKWRIFGNKH; from the exons ATGGCTTCCAGTGAGTATGATTCAGATATTGTTCAGTGGGGTCTTCGTCTTCTTGATGGGGATCCAGTTTATAATTCTTCATACTACTACGGCAGTGACATGATACAACAAGATGCTAATGATATCTACCATGATGAGTATATCAGGAGTCATTATGATACAGAGTCAAACAATGTAGAAAATGATGAAATCATTGCACATACTCTTCAAGAAGAATATGCGCAACTATCTGTAACAGAAGCCTATGAATACTCGCATGCAGAAGAAGCACAGCCACAAGCTTCGTTTCATGCAGATGTGTGGCATG ACCATGATTACAGGCAGGAAGAAGCTGCTATTGTGGTGCCTTCTAGCTTATGTTATAGCCCTGATGATCATTTGGAGCTAACTGTTGAATGTTCTCTTGATGGGGAAGTAGGCTGGGGCTGGAATCCTGTTCCT CACATTCCTAGAATCAATGGAGAAATTCCTTCAATTGATGAAGCGACTTCAGACCATCAAAGGCTAGTTGACAG GCTTCAATTATATGGCTTCGTTGAACATAAGGTAGCAGGAGATGGCAACTGCCAG TTCCATGCTTTATCAGACCAATTGTATCAATCACCTGACAGCCACGAGTATGTGAGAAAGCAAGTTGTAAATCAG CTTAAGTCTCATCCGGAGATTTACGAGGGATATGTTCCTATGGCATATGAAGACTATTCGGAGAAGATGTCCAA GGATGGTGAGTGGGGTGACCATGTCTCATTACAGGCAGCTGCTGATTTG TACGGAGTGAAAATTTTTGTCCTGACTTCTTTTAAGGATAACTGTTGCATAGAGATTCTTCCTAATATTCAAACTTCAAAACAAG TTATTTATTTGAGTTTCTGGGCAGAGGTGCATTACAACTCAATTTATCCTCAAGGAG GCACAACCTCATATGagaacagaaaaaagaaaaaatggcgGATATTTGGGAATAAACATTAG